CAGAAACTGCATCTTCAAAGATGTGTGAAAGTTTATTATGTATCTCTTTTGAATATAGGGATTTAATTTTATCTAAACTTAAAAATCTATTTGAAGAAGTTTTATTCCTCTCAGCACTTCTATCCTTTTTGAATTTTTTCTTATCAACCTTTTTGTTGCTCTCCAGCTTTAACTGTAAAAGTGCTTTGTCCTTACCCTCAGCCTTTGCTACTTTTTCACCAGTGTCTTTAATCTTTTCTTTTATCTCAGCTTGAATATTTTTAGGAACAAACCTTGCTTTTTCTTTATCTGGCACGGCGGCTGTGGCAGCTGATTTGCCTTTTGGCGTGTGCTTTGCCACAAAAACACCCCCTTACAAAAACAAAAAGGGTATTAATAATACCCTTATATAATTTATACTATGTTGAGTATGCAAAACACTATATTTTTATTTTAATTTAGATTGTTTGATGTGTCAAAGGTAAAAATTAAAAGAGATATACAAAATTGTTTTACTCTCTTAACGTTTCATTAACCATTCTTAATTGTAACAGCCACAACTGAGTGAGGTAAAACACTTAAATCAAATGTAACTTCATTATTATTATTCACAATCCCCCATGAAACTTTCTCTTTTTTCAGTTCTGATGCTTTTATCAACTCCTCAATCTGTTCTCTATTGAGATACGTAGGACTGCCCATTTCAAGCCATACTCTTTTTGGATTGGCATTATATTCATCTATTCTCTCCACAAAAACTTCATGGCAATCCTTAATACCTTTTAAAACAACTTTTATATTTTCGGTATTAATAGGAGACAGTGGAACATTATGGTTTGAGATCACGAGTACTATTTCTCTCTCATTCTGGACAGCTATACAATCAATGGTTGGGCTTTTATCTTCAAACTCTATCTCAATCCTCTCACCGCTTAGTTTATCTAAAATTTGAAATGCTCTATAGGATGGTTTTGGTATACCATGAATATTTAGAAGCCCAAATCCCCCATGAAAAGGTAAAGAGCTTTGTCCACATTCTTCAAAGATATCTGTAAATGTCCAATAAGAATAACACCCAAGTGGTAAATCTATAATATCAATTATTGTTTTTACAATAAAAGCTGCATCGTAAGGTATATCGTGATATGGGTCTCGAGGACTTGGAGAGTTATTCCATTCAGTGTAGTAAACAGGCAATGGATATGCTTCTTCTAAAGCCTTTTTTACCCTCTCTGCTAATTCACCTCTCTTTGCTTTTGCCATAGCCTCTTCCATATTTGAGCTTGTACTGAATGCTAAATCTGTTGGATATTGATGTGTTGAAATAAAATCTATTGGAACACTATTTTTTGTACAAAAATCTTTTAGTTCAGGTATCCATGCATCGATTGCAGTAGCTGGTCCACCAACCTTTAGTTCAGAGTCCACTTTCTTTATTGCAAAAGCTGCATATTTGTAAAGTTTAAAATATTCTTCCATTGTTCCTGCCCAGAAGAAATCCTTTAGATTTGGTTCGTTCCATACCTCAAAAAACCATTCTCTTACTTCATTTTTCCCATATCTGCTAATAAGATGCCTTGCTAACTCCTCAATAAGCTGACCCCATTCTTCATAAGATTTCGGCGGTGTTATATTTCCTTTGTAATGGAAAACTGTTTTTGTACCTGACGCTAACGCTTCTGGCATAAAACTTAGTTCAATAAATGGTTTCATACCTATCTCCAAAAGAAAACCAATTATAGAATCTATGTTGAAGAATGAAAATGAAAGTAGCCCATCATCATTCCTAAAACAAACACTCATATCATCATTCAACCAACCGTGAAATCGAACATACTCAAAACCAAGTTCATCACGACATTTTTTTAATTGCTTTCGCCAGTCTTCTCTTAATGCAGTTGTTGCATGACAGCTTCCAACACATTTTGTCCAAAATTTGTTTATTTTTTCAAGTTTCTTTCCATAATTAATAGTTATTTTCATTATTTTCCTCCTCTCCATAAGTGTTGTCCATTCTTATTTGCTTAATAAAGATGCCTTCCAGTCTAAACCTGCTTGGAGAAATGAGTAAAAACAAGGTTTAGGATTGCAATTTTTATCCCAAAGATACATGCACTGTTTAAAATTTTTATATAGAGGATAATCGTCACAGATACCAAAAACAGTAACACAAGTTATGTTGCAGGGCCCACCATTATCAGTATCTTCCTTCAATAATAACTTCATCATTTCGTAATACCTATCTGCTTGTTTTTTGAGATTTTCAGGAGTACGATTGCTCTCATCTCCCTTTATTTCAAAATTTAACTCAGTAATATGAATTTGTAAGCCAAGTTTTGCAAATGTTTTTAATGTCGTTTTGAATGAATCTATATCATCAGAATCTAATTCAGGATAATTCAAGCCTACTGTAGGTTGAAGACCCAACCCGTCAATCAATCCTTTTTCTTTAAGTTTCTGAGCAAGATTATAGATTGCTTCTCTCTTTGCAGGGAGAAAAACATTGTAATCATTGTAAAACAGGGCAACATCTTTTTTGGCATATTTTCTTGCATAATAAAATGCCTTTTCCACATACTTTTCTTTCATAATGGTATACCAATTATTATTGGTTTCTCTCCATGAACCATCATCAAGTATAGCTTCGTTAACAACATCCCAGCAATAGACAACACTGGGATAATTTTTTTGACAAAATTCAATTACCTGTTTGATATAACTTTCCAACCGGCGTTCCATAGTAGCAGCATCTACAAGTGGTTTCGATACATCATAGTCTTTGAGGAAAAACCATTCTGGCGTCTGATTATGCCATACTAACACATGTCCTCTCATTTCTATGCCATATTCCTTATAAAATTGTAAAGCAGGTATGCAGCTATCAAATTTACACACTGGCATTCCATCTTTACTTGCTTTTGTAGCTTCATAATCTAAAAGGTATTGGGGCTTCATCAAATTAGAGAGAGTAGTACTGTTAAAGTGTTTCTTTAAAATTGCAGCCATACCAGAGTGATTGATAGCAGCAGTTTCAACAGAATAGCCATTAATTGCCGCTCCAACCAGGAAATAATCCTTATATACATCTTTTAAAGCATAATCTTCAACTTCATTCTCTTTCATTGTTGCTGGTTGCCCCCTTGAATTTGTTTTGTCCTCACTCTCACCTATTTTGCCCAAGATTTCCTCAACAGTTTTCTTCTGCTCTACAGCAGACTGAATAGTACACGATGTAAAAAAGAAAACCATTGCAATGCTCAACACTGCAATGGACAAGATATTTGTCCACTTTCTTTTCATTATTTTTCTTCTCCCCTAACAAAAAAAGTTAAAAACTCTATTTGCATCCACATCTATTCGTAACATTTAAAAAAGTTTGTCAGGAGAAGGCAGAATTAGTGCCTTCTCCTCTTTGGTTTTTTGAAACATTAGTTCCAATTTTTTACTTTCCACTTAATTATTTCTGTCTTAAATTTTTCGTAAACTTTGTAGTTTGTTTTTTCAAATTCCTTAACAAATTCATTCCATATTTTATCGTATTCACCTGGCTTTGCCATTACGAGTCTTGGCAAATATTTTCTTCTTACCTCACTCATTTTTTGTTGAGCAATTGTAACATCTTTTCTTTCAGCAGGAATATTGATTTCCCATGCAAAACCATATGGTGTTTCTAATGGTGGGTCTGTAAATGGAAGTTGCATAAAGGTTTTTGCTTTATAAGCATCAAGAACTTTTTTCTCTGCTGATGTAAAGTTCTTATATACGTAATCCGGATCAAAACCAGGTTCTCTATAGTTTCCATCCTGCAACTTCAGATATGCATGTGGAAATGTCCACCAATAACCAAGTCCTCTCTTCCTCCTATATTGTGGGTCCTCTCTATTTTTCTTTTGTTGATCTGTTAAATACATTTTCCCATTTTTGTCAACACTATAATCAACACCTTTTATTCCCCAATACATTAGTTTTTGAGCTTCCATCGAACATAAAGTATCTAAAAATTTAAATGCACCAACCGGATCTTTACATTTTTTTGTAATGCTTATTCCATCGCGCGAACCTATCGGTGACCTCATCACATATTTAGCACGTTGTACACCTCTGTAAACAACTGGGAAAGAAATATGCAGTCTATTGTATTTTTTGGCATTTTTTAATGATTCCTCTGCATCGTACCCAAATTGCCAATATTGATCATAAAACCCAACTACTCTACCTTGAGCAATTTTTGAAAGATAAGTATCATAATTCTGTACAAATACTTCTTTGTCTATTAATCCTTCTTGCCATAGTTTATTTAAATCTCTGTAATATCTTTTTGAAGCTTCCATAGTTGAATACACCTTAGCTTCGAAAGTTTTTGGATCAACTATAACATCCCCATCGTTTTGGTAACCCATTAGGTATGAAGGTGGATTTTCTAATGTAAAGAATCTCCAACTCTCAGTAATAAATGTGAAACCAATTGTAGGATATCCTTCGATTTTAGGGTTCTTTTTAACGTAATCTCTTATCAACTTGAGATAATCTTCCCAATACCTAACCTTTGGCCATTTAGCCTTCTCAAGCAAATCAATTGGCAACCAAAAACCATCAGGTTTTATATCTGGTGAAATTTCGTTTCTATGCGGGGTTAAAAAGTAGATATGCCCATCTTGTTGTTTCATTCTCTTTAAATCTTTGCCAGAGTAAATTTGTTTGCAATACTTTCCATATTTTTGAATATAATTTTCGATAGGCACAAGAACCTTAGCTTCTATTAATTTTCCATGTTCATTCCCACCATATATTAAATCTGGTAAATCACCTGATGCAAGTATTAAACCAATTTTTGTAGCCTCATCCTGACCAGTTGCATATTCAATTTTAAGCTTCACCCCTGTAAGCTTTGTAATTTCCTTACCAATAGGTGTATCGAAAAGATTTGGATGTGGCTCATCGTTTGTGTTACCATTGTAAAAAGTAAAAACCTTTACAGTTTTCGATACACTCCGAGCTTGAACATCTTTTGAATTTATTAAGTTTATGCCTATAACTGAAGAAATCAAAAATGTCATTACTATTACAACTGCAAAAAGACGTTTTTTCCTCATCAAATTAATAACCTCCTTTATTTAATATTTCTAAATATTACAAAAACTTCTTTATTTTCTCTTTCTTTTTTCACTTGAAATATTCAAACACATTAATTCACCTCCATTTTTATGCTAAGGTATATATGACAATTTAATTAGAAAGCTTATTTAGCCACTCGAAAGCTTTTTTAATATGTTTGTTCCAAAAATCCCAATCATGTCCACCTTCGTCTTCCTCATAAATCACGTCTATACCTTCATTTTTCAAAAAATTAAATAAATCTCTGTTTTCTTGAACCAAAAAGTCATCCTTGCCACATGCCATGTATATTTTTGGAATACTACCCTTTTCTTGTTTTAGCTTAGTAACTAAGGCATTTATGTCTTTATCGCTACCTATTAAAGAGTTTAGGTCTCCAAATACTCGTCTATAATAGTTATAACTTGCATAAGCATTTCTATAATCCTTAGGAATGCCTGCAATCTTATGAATTATTAGTGCTGATGATAAAGCTATTATACCTGCAAAATTCTTATTATATTTAAGCCCATTTCTAAGAGCACCGTAACCTCCCATTGATAAACCGCCAATAAAAGTTTTTTCTCTTTTTTGAGGAATAGGAAAAACGTTTCTTGTAAATTCTATAATTTCATTTCCTACAAATTCACCAAAATATTCTTCCTTTTCTTCATCATCTAAATAAAAACTATTTTCACCTGATGGGAGAAACACAGCAACATTATATCGCATTGATAATTCAACAATTCGGGCTCCACACAACCAATCCATGTAGTTACCAGCATAACCATGCAAAAGATATAAGGTTTTCAAATTTTCACTATCAACATCTTTCTGGAACTTCTTATCTGGTTTATCTACGGGTAAAATAGCCAAAATTGTTGTGTTCTTCTTCAACATCTTTGAATAAAAGTTGATTTGCATGATAGCCATATTAAAAGAACCCCTTTCTTCGTTAAAAAATCTTTAAAATCTTAATATCCTGTACAAGGCTTCTTTTGGTTTTCCATTTACATCGAATAAGAGAGGCCAATCTTTTCGACCCTTTACAGGAAAGTTATCTTTCCATGTGTGTCTGTCGCTAATACCCCATAATGTAACAGAAGTTATTACATCTTTATATTCTCGAAAAACCGCAAATACATCTTCATATACTTTTGCTTGTAGTTCAAGCATTTCCGGGGTTGGTTCAAACAAGTCAGTTCTCCTATCTTCAAACTCAAATACTGAAATGTCAAGTTCTGTAATATGAATTTCTAAACCTAAGGAAGCATATACTTCTATAGCCTTTTTTAAATTACTAACAAGATTTTTATCCCATATATTCCAGTGTGCTTGTATACCAATTCCATCTATTGGAGTACCTCTTTCTAAAAGCTCTTTTAGAACTTTGTAGGTTTTTTCTAATTTATAAGGCATTTCATTGTTATAATCGTTATAAAATAACTTTGCATCTCCTGCATATTCTCTTGCTATCTCAAAAGCAATTTTAATATAATCATCTCCAATAATTTTTCTCCAGTTTGATTCTCGCAAAAGCTTTTCTGTTTTATCTTCTACTGCTTCGTTCACCACATCCCACGCATATACTACATCCTTGTATCTCTCACACAAAGTTTTTATATGCTCTCTTAACCTTTCAATAACTAACTCTTTTGAGGCTTCTTCCCCATTCTTATCTAAAAACACCCACCCTGGAGTTTGATTATGCCAGACAAATGTATGTCCTCTCATCTTCATGTTATTCTCTATTGCAAAGTTTCTTATCCTGTCAACCTCTTCAAAATTATACCTCTGCTCTTCTGGATGAATATTTTCAAACTTCATAGCATTTTCTGGTGTGAGACTATTGAAATGCTTCAAAAGAATTTCCCTATGAACTCCTTCTAAATCTTTCGCAGTTACTGCAGCACCTATTTTAAAGTAATCTTTGTATGTTTTTGCTAATGATAAGTTTAGCATCTCTAAATTTTCGCCCACAATTAAACACCTCATTCCTTTTATTTTATAAAGCAACTAATAACCTGGTATTTTACTATCGTCAAGTCCTATATAAGTATCTGATTCATCTACAACCTTGCTTATCTCAAAAAGCACCACAGCATTTTTACTTAGCGTAAATTCAAGGGTAATATAACCATTTTCTGCCATCATTCTAAATGTACTTATTTTAGGCTTTGCTACCTCTCTTAATGTTTCTATTTGTTCTTTGGTGGGATACCTAGGTCTGCCCATTTGGATCCAAGTACGCCATGGATTCCCGTTTTCTTCGTCTATTAGTTTTTGCTTTATAAATACATCAT
This Caldicellulosiruptor changbaiensis DNA region includes the following protein-coding sequences:
- a CDS encoding GH39 family glycosyl hydrolase translates to MKITINYGKKLEKINKFWTKCVGSCHATTALREDWRKQLKKCRDELGFEYVRFHGWLNDDMSVCFRNDDGLLSFSFFNIDSIIGFLLEIGMKPFIELSFMPEALASGTKTVFHYKGNITPPKSYEEWGQLIEELARHLISRYGKNEVREWFFEVWNEPNLKDFFWAGTMEEYFKLYKYAAFAIKKVDSELKVGGPATAIDAWIPELKDFCTKNSVPIDFISTHQYPTDLAFSTSSNMEEAMAKAKRGELAERVKKALEEAYPLPVYYTEWNNSPSPRDPYHDIPYDAAFIVKTIIDIIDLPLGCYSYWTFTDIFEECGQSSLPFHGGFGLLNIHGIPKPSYRAFQILDKLSGERIEIEFEDKSPTIDCIAVQNEREIVLVISNHNVPLSPINTENIKVVLKGIKDCHEVFVERIDEYNANPKRVWLEMGSPTYLNREQIEELIKASELKKEKVSWGIVNNNNEVTFDLSVLPHSVVAVTIKNG
- a CDS encoding endo-1,4-beta-xylanase yields the protein MKRKWTNILSIAVLSIAMVFFFTSCTIQSAVEQKKTVEEILGKIGESEDKTNSRGQPATMKENEVEDYALKDVYKDYFLVGAAINGYSVETAAINHSGMAAILKKHFNSTTLSNLMKPQYLLDYEATKASKDGMPVCKFDSCIPALQFYKEYGIEMRGHVLVWHNQTPEWFFLKDYDVSKPLVDAATMERRLESYIKQVIEFCQKNYPSVVYCWDVVNEAILDDGSWRETNNNWYTIMKEKYVEKAFYYARKYAKKDVALFYNDYNVFLPAKREAIYNLAQKLKEKGLIDGLGLQPTVGLNYPELDSDDIDSFKTTLKTFAKLGLQIHITELNFEIKGDESNRTPENLKKQADRYYEMMKLLLKEDTDNGGPCNITCVTVFGICDDYPLYKNFKQCMYLWDKNCNPKPCFYSFLQAGLDWKASLLSK
- a CDS encoding ABC transporter substrate-binding protein, which produces MTFLISSVIGINLINSKDVQARSVSKTVKVFTFYNGNTNDEPHPNLFDTPIGKEITKLTGVKLKIEYATGQDEATKIGLILASGDLPDLIYGGNEHGKLIEAKVLVPIENYIQKYGKYCKQIYSGKDLKRMKQQDGHIYFLTPHRNEISPDIKPDGFWLPIDLLEKAKWPKVRYWEDYLKLIRDYVKKNPKIEGYPTIGFTFITESWRFFTLENPPSYLMGYQNDGDVIVDPKTFEAKVYSTMEASKRYYRDLNKLWQEGLIDKEVFVQNYDTYLSKIAQGRVVGFYDQYWQFGYDAEESLKNAKKYNRLHISFPVVYRGVQRAKYVMRSPIGSRDGISITKKCKDPVGAFKFLDTLCSMEAQKLMYWGIKGVDYSVDKNGKMYLTDQQKKNREDPQYRRKRGLGYWWTFPHAYLKLQDGNYREPGFDPDYVYKNFTSAEKKVLDAYKAKTFMQLPFTDPPLETPYGFAWEINIPAERKDVTIAQQKMSEVRRKYLPRLVMAKPGEYDKIWNEFVKEFEKTNYKVYEKFKTEIIKWKVKNWN
- a CDS encoding alpha/beta hydrolase — its product is MAIMQINFYSKMLKKNTTILAILPVDKPDKKFQKDVDSENLKTLYLLHGYAGNYMDWLCGARIVELSMRYNVAVFLPSGENSFYLDDEEKEEYFGEFVGNEIIEFTRNVFPIPQKREKTFIGGLSMGGYGALRNGLKYNKNFAGIIALSSALIIHKIAGIPKDYRNAYASYNYYRRVFGDLNSLIGSDKDINALVTKLKQEKGSIPKIYMACGKDDFLVQENRDLFNFLKNEGIDVIYEEDEGGHDWDFWNKHIKKAFEWLNKLSN
- a CDS encoding endo-1,4-beta-xylanase, encoding MLNLSLAKTYKDYFKIGAAVTAKDLEGVHREILLKHFNSLTPENAMKFENIHPEEQRYNFEEVDRIRNFAIENNMKMRGHTFVWHNQTPGWVFLDKNGEEASKELVIERLREHIKTLCERYKDVVYAWDVVNEAVEDKTEKLLRESNWRKIIGDDYIKIAFEIAREYAGDAKLFYNDYNNEMPYKLEKTYKVLKELLERGTPIDGIGIQAHWNIWDKNLVSNLKKAIEVYASLGLEIHITELDISVFEFEDRRTDLFEPTPEMLELQAKVYEDVFAVFREYKDVITSVTLWGISDRHTWKDNFPVKGRKDWPLLFDVNGKPKEALYRILRF